ATCGCCACCATCGGCGGTGCAAGCGTGCTGGATGCCTCCAGCCGACGCTTGAAGGGTACAGCCGACCGGCCAGGGCTGGAGCCCGGGTCACCGGCGGAACTGCTGCTGGTGGACGGGGAAACCGTGGCATCTGCCGTTATGGACCGCGGCAAGGACCGGACAGTTATCCACCGTGGTGTTGTTGTGGCAGACCAGCTGCAACTCGTTTAGCAGGCGGCGCTGACCGGCTGTCAGGAACCTTTGGCCGGTTCCGCCGTTTCAACGGCGGGACCGGCCACCGCCATTTCGGCCACAGACGGTGCTTCAGCCTCCGGTCCCCGCCGGGTTTCTAGCTGCTGCGCCTCTTCCTGCCGGGCTTCTTCCCCGCCGGACGGCCCTACGCCGGGTCCGGTCGACGCAAAACGTCCGGCGACCGCCAGCAGCAGGGCAACGCCTGCCAGCACCAGGAAGCTCGTTTCCCATCCCCCGGTCAGTTGCTGCAACATGCCTGCCAGCAGCGGACCCAGGGACGCCAGGGCGAAGCCGGTTCCCTGGCTCATGGCGGAGAGCCTGCCTGCGCTCTGAGGTCCGTTTGAGCGGATGACCATCAGCGCCATCCCCAGGCCGAAGCCTGCACTCTGAACAGCTCCCAGCAGCCCCACAGCCCAGAACTGCAGCCCTTGTGGCGCTGCCAGGATGCCAAGCAGGCCGGCCGCTATCAGTATGCCCAGGCCGGGTGTGGCGATCTTCAGGATGGCCGGCCGGTTGGCCAGTACCGGCGTCAACAGACTGGCTGGAAGGCCGGCGATACTGAACCAGGCGAGCATTCCGGCAGCGTCCGCAGCTTCGACGCCCCGGGACACCAGAAAGGCAGACAGCCACGACGTGACGGCAAAATACAGTAAGGCCTGAAGACCGAAGAACGCGGCCACGGCCAGAGCCGTCCGTTGCCGCCAGACCGGCCTGTTCCGGGTCGGCGGGGCCGGCTTGGTGCCTGCGTGCGGCCGGGATCTTGCCTTCGGGCGGATCAAGCCGGCCGCCAGCAGCGCCGGAGCAGCCCACATTGCGAGGGCCCACGGGAGACTTCCTCCAAGGAGTTGCTCGAGAGGCCGTACGAGCCCTGCGCCCATGGCCGCGCCGAGCCCGAATCCCATGGTGCACAGACCTGTCCACCAACCGCTGCCGCCCCTGGCCTTTAGGATCTGAGGGACCAGCACGCTGGCGGTCATGATCGCGGATCCGGCAAGAAAGGTGCCCGGCAGCAGCAGGCCGGGCACCAACGCCCGGATCAGGAGCGCACCTGCTAGAACAAGAAGTGCGATTGCCACGGCTGCTCCGGCGCCGAACCGCCGTCCCAGCCACGGTCCCAACGGCGCCGAAATCCCGAAGGCCACCACGGGCATCGCGCCCAGCAACGGCATCAAGTGCGGCGCCAGCCCAAACCCCTGTTCGATCTCAGGCATAGCTGCAGCCACGGTGGTGACGGTGGGCCGGAGATTTATTGAGACGGCGATCAGGGCCACGAGCACCAGAGCCCTTGTTCGCACCCCGGCCCTGAGCGGGCGTTTCCGGTGGGCAGAAAGCCCTTGCGTCACAAGATCTCCGATGAAAGTCTTTTAGTATACCAAATGACTCTATTCGCTGCAGGGTGAAGAGTAAATCGGCTCCCCCGGCCGTTCATATCAGGAAGTTTTTACCGATACAGGGTATTTGGAATACCAAAATTAAAGAGGGGGTTGCTTCGGGATCCGCCGCGCGCAGCTTCCGCTAGATCGCCTTCCCGGGGTTCAGGATGCCGGCCGGGTCAAAGACTTCCTTGATCCGCCGCTGCAGTTCGCGGACGGGCTCCGGCAGTTCCAGGCTCAGCCAGCGCAGCTTGTACTGCCCGATTCCGTGCTCGCCCGTGATGGTGCCGCCCATGTCCAGGGCCACAGCGATGGACTCATCCAAGGCAGTGTTGAGCCTCTTCATGGCGTCCTCGTCGACAGCGCTGTCCAGCCGGTCCACCCAGAACGTCGGGTGCAGGTTGCCGTCGCCGGCATGTGCCACCACCTTCAGTTTCACCTGATTGGCAGCTGCCAGGGTCTCGAGGGCGCCGACGTAGTCCACCAGCCGCGAGCGCGGAACGGCCACGTCCTCGCCAACCCGGTATTCATCGTCCACTTCCACGCCACGGCTGTTGCGCCGGAGTTCCACAAGCTGCTCAGCCTCTTCGCTGTCCTCAGTAGTGACTACCGCACCGCCTGCCGCCAGCACTTCGCGCACCACGTCTGCCTCCGCCGCCGCGCCGAAGCCGTCTGTCTGGATCAGCAGCAACGATGCCCCCCGGGAGCTCAGGTCCGAGCCGTGGATCTCGTCAAGCTGGACGAGCGATCCGCCGTCGAGCAGTTCCATGATGGCCGGCTGCACGCGGGCCTTGCCAACGGCAAGCACGCCGGAAGCCGCGCTGCGGAAATCCGGATAGAACGCGGCGATGGTGTGAACTTCGTGGGGAAGGTACTTGAGCCGCACGGTCACGCCCACCACAATCCCCAGTGTCCCCTCGGACCCCACAAACAGGCCGGTGAGATCGTAGCCCGCAACACCTTTGAACGTCTGGTGGCCTGTGTGGATGAGGGAGCCGTCGGCCAGCACCACGTCGAGCGCCAGAACGGAGTCGCGCGTCACGCCATACTTGGCGCAGCGAAGGCCGCCCGCATTCGTGGCCACGTTGCCGCCGATGGTGGACATTCTGAAGCTTGCCGGATCCGGCGCAAACATCAGCCCGTGCGCAGCCGCCGCATCGTTGAGATCCGCGTTGATCACGCCGGGTTCGACGACGGCGGTCTCGTCGTCGGGGTTGAGGTCCAGAATGCGGTTCATCCG
This genomic interval from Micrococcaceae bacterium Sec5.7 contains the following:
- a CDS encoding MFS transporter, which encodes MRTRALVLVALIAVSINLRPTVTTVAAAMPEIEQGFGLAPHLMPLLGAMPVVAFGISAPLGPWLGRRFGAGAAVAIALLVLAGALLIRALVPGLLLPGTFLAGSAIMTASVLVPQILKARGGSGWWTGLCTMGFGLGAAMGAGLVRPLEQLLGGSLPWALAMWAAPALLAAGLIRPKARSRPHAGTKPAPPTRNRPVWRQRTALAVAAFFGLQALLYFAVTSWLSAFLVSRGVEAADAAGMLAWFSIAGLPASLLTPVLANRPAILKIATPGLGILIAAGLLGILAAPQGLQFWAVGLLGAVQSAGFGLGMALMVIRSNGPQSAGRLSAMSQGTGFALASLGPLLAGMLQQLTGGWETSFLVLAGVALLLAVAGRFASTGPGVGPSGGEEARQEEAQQLETRRGPEAEAPSVAEMAVAGPAVETAEPAKGS
- a CDS encoding FAD-linked oxidase C-terminal domain-containing protein — its product is MSSIVDELRNILEPSRVITDKASLATYAVDQAPVLDYQLPLAVVMAGSVADVQAVVRICAVHEVPVVARGAGTGVSGGAHASRGCIVLALERMNRILDLNPDDETAVVEPGVINADLNDAAAAHGLMFAPDPASFRMSTIGGNVATNAGGLRCAKYGVTRDSVLALDVVLADGSLIHTGHQTFKGVAGYDLTGLFVGSEGTLGIVVGVTVRLKYLPHEVHTIAAFYPDFRSAASGVLAVGKARVQPAIMELLDGGSLVQLDEIHGSDLSSRGASLLLIQTDGFGAAAEADVVREVLAAGGAVVTTEDSEEAEQLVELRRNSRGVEVDDEYRVGEDVAVPRSRLVDYVGALETLAAANQVKLKVVAHAGDGNLHPTFWVDRLDSAVDEDAMKRLNTALDESIAVALDMGGTITGEHGIGQYKLRWLSLELPEPVRELQRRIKEVFDPAGILNPGKAI